A region of Alosa alosa isolate M-15738 ecotype Scorff River chromosome 17, AALO_Geno_1.1, whole genome shotgun sequence DNA encodes the following proteins:
- the phlda1 gene encoding pleckstrin homology-like domain family A member 1, producing the protein MLENGGKVLKEGLLEKRSDGLLQLWKKKRCVLTEDGLLLHPPKQHDHPHYHHNHDHPHHHYFGKVKELHFANMKTVDCVERKGKYVYFTVVMTEGKEIDFRCPQDEGWNAEITLQMVQYKNRQAILAVKSTRQKQQLLVAQIPGGQKMIRNSPNVA; encoded by the coding sequence ATGCTGGAGAACGGCGGCAAGGTGCTGAAAGAGGGGCTGCTGGAGAAGAGAAGTGACGGCTTGCTGCAGCTGTGGAAAAAGAAACGCTGCGTGCTGACAGAGGACGGACTGCTGCTACACCCGCCGAAACAGCATGACCACCCGCACTACCACCATAATCATGACCATCCGCACCACCATTATTTCGGCAAAGTCAAAGAGCTGCACTTTGCCAACATGAAGACGGTGGACTGTGTGGAAAGAAAGGGGAAATACGTCTACTTCACGGTAGTCATGACTGAGGGCAAGGAGATAGATTTCAGGTGTCCGCAGGACGAGGGCTGGAACGCAGAAATCACTCTGCAGATGGTGCAGTACAAAAACCGTCAGGCGATCTTGGCGGTGAAGTCTACGCGACAGAAACAGCAGCTACTCGTGGCTCAGATACCAGGAGGTCAGAAGATGATCAGGAACTCGCCAAATGTTGCCTGA